Within Streptomyces sp. NBC_00704, the genomic segment TCCCGCTGAGCGACTACGAGAAGAAGCGCAGCGTCCTCATCGGAGCGGGCGACGCCCCGTTCCTCATCCCCAAGACCTACCACCCCTCGGAGGTCGCCTTCGTGTCCTCGGGAGCGATCCTCCCGGTGAGCGACTACGTGCACCTCATGCCCAACTTCCGCGACAAGGTCAGAAAGTGGAAGCTGGAGCCCGAGCTGGATTCCATCCGCCAGTCCGACGGCAAGTACTACCTGCTGCCCGGCATGCACGAGAAGGTCAGGTCCCAGTACTCGCTGGCCCTGCGCACGGACGTCCTGGACAAGCTCGGTCTCGCCCTGCCCACGACCTGGGACCAGGTCCACGACGTTCTCGAGGCGATCAGGGCCGAACACCCGGACCACTACCCCCTCTCCGACCGCTGGAGCACCAACACGCCTTTCCCGGCGGCCGCGTTGCTCAGCTACCTCGGCCAGGCGCACGGGGTGAAGGCCGGCTGGACCTACGACAACATCAGCTTCGACACGAAGGCGGGCGAGTTCGTCTTCACCGGCGCCACGGACGGCTACCGCCAGGTGGTCGAGTACCTGCGCGGACTGGTCGCCGAGAAGCTCATGGACCCGGAGAGCTTCACCCAGACCGACGACGACGCGGTGCAGAAGCTGCTGGGCCAGAAGTCCTTCGCGATCAGCGCCAATCCACAGGAGCTGGTCCAGAACTACCGCTACAACCTGGAGAAGCAGGTCAAGGGCGCGAAGATCGAGATGGTGCCGGTGCCGCTCGGCCCGGCCGGCCCCGTGGTGCTGGGCGGCGCACGGCTGGAGAACGGCGTCATGATCTCCACCAGGGCCCTCAAGAGCGACACCTTCGTCGCGATGATGCAGTTCGTCGACTGGCTCTGGTACTCCGACGAGGGGCAGCAGTTCGCCAAGTGGGGGGTGCGGGGCACCACCTACACCCGCTCGGGCGGCCGCTACCGGCTCGAACCCGGCATCAGCCTGATGGGCTCGGACCCGGACGCGCCGAAGGACCTCCAGAAGGACTACGGATTCTTCAACGGCGTGTTCACCTACGGCGGCAGCTGGGAGCTGGTGTCCTCGTCCTTCGGCCCTGACGAGAAGAGGTTCCAGGACGCGATGGCCCCGCGCGAGCAACTGCCCA encodes:
- a CDS encoding ABC transporter substrate-binding protein is translated as MKNAGQLSRRQMLSAAGFVGLAALTGCGGGEDGGDAKDLSKKRDGAMKEYRAGEPFKASEPLSFSVLHNNNPVYPMKNDWLFWKEVTRRTGITLKPVAVPLSDYEKKRSVLIGAGDAPFLIPKTYHPSEVAFVSSGAILPVSDYVHLMPNFRDKVRKWKLEPELDSIRQSDGKYYLLPGMHEKVRSQYSLALRTDVLDKLGLALPTTWDQVHDVLEAIRAEHPDHYPLSDRWSTNTPFPAAALLSYLGQAHGVKAGWTYDNISFDTKAGEFVFTGATDGYRQVVEYLRGLVAEKLMDPESFTQTDDDAVQKLLGQKSFAISANPQELVQNYRYNLEKQVKGAKIEMVPVPLGPAGPVVLGGARLENGVMISTRALKSDTFVAMMQFVDWLWYSDEGQQFAKWGVRGTTYTRSGGRYRLEPGISLMGSDPDAPKDLQKDYGFFNGVFTYGGSWELVSSSFGPDEKRFQDAMAPREQLPIDPAHPLRSEEQEQASLWDTPLRDHVTQNMLKFALGKRPLTEWGDYVTELKAKNMDRLVDLHNTARERFTKENG